Proteins from one Anopheles nili chromosome 2, idAnoNiliSN_F5_01, whole genome shotgun sequence genomic window:
- the LOC128720736 gene encoding integrator complex subunit 5: MIKQPVLAELQYFVKSVSLLYKGVPLKDTGALVKSALHLLEDLPSTRDAVFEYFTLVFNNAVKMYTLSAEKNLPDPSVDDEAVQEIHEALERLVTTGPAAWCPLISSWCLKLIGEVCKKHSRRRPPDIRGSCNLWLGCSAIRYLLSLSALCFEKLNDREMDECIGELLTIYGTHTPFFDWVVARLGGCFPLKVITSMLTMGVNRFSGDFDQPSESEVEILSYLGLAHEHDLRCALKSTFENDLTAKQTVPYLLLLAKASETICQALVSVFLDLHSENRLQTMRVQPKNWPQNIGLPFVLHTVATMLLKIKKHATQVISILAKLSSKYGWCQELLEIMFVELETLVLDKHSAPLLEDIIRDGSRDELWSACVSDSPYSQQVVIRLVLLASFKSNSVFHQSIVYLLSTEDADTSSSSKPHLNALVRLLTGPHGTMDVPKVRPAFETAFEKVLLAPNKRSECWNILHNVVDLLKMERSTILGSSLRKVNCIGIVHELLDRVLKIWETFLGQERQDADRPLGRSHTDNRTTSNGQYKRIKNESLPSDAMETAECSNGQEHATQMGPSISTNDLIHETVRLIECLDIGRMVTIGTAQSLKLSQLLVKYFFHCLQLSIEWNGTATGIVPESYDEYLNRLNSLLTKHCGHRKAARTAALRELLEGALFMHGALFGSQSETEAYSFDKPDDLLIKLNQKQGIALNASRATVLHAGVIGQGPKIPSKGAIGPASQMQNHLLNAIVACCQDVNDHQATIDGFSYVSLLLVELISPDVMYNGLPWPEEEFTKVTMERDLQIRRTFRQSPILWSILGLVACYRPSLCYCSVLLRALCASALHQWRSKTAETMNGQKTDLMYVTTKLLELMALAQLLPPPLSYMHIVLDYFDGPEIAYVLKECVWNYMKDHVPSPVLFVCDPTGFHWRDPLTSRPPLQYTNPLRNTMQKKLTKVGHLYYQMFVGPELRNPTAGNQQHQQQPAQTFIGGAGEEIKGWRLPS; the protein is encoded by the exons ATGATCAAGCAACCGGTCTTAGCGGAACTGCAGTATTTCGTTAAAAGCGTCTCCCTGCTTTACAAGGGTGTGCCGCTAAAGGATACTGGCGCTTTGGTGAAGAGTGCACTTCACTTGCTAGAGGATCTTCCTTCGACCAGGGATGCGGTGTTTGAGTATTTTACTCTCGTTTTTAATAATGCCGTCAAAATGTACACCCTTAGTGCGGAG AAAAACCTACCCGATCCTTCAGTGGATGATGAGGCGGTGCAGGAGATACACGAAGCTCTAGAACGGTTGGTAACTACAGGCCCAGCGGCATGGTGCCCTCTGATATCGTCCTGGTGCTTGAAGCTAATCGGAGAAGTGTGTAAAAAACACTCCCGGCGTCGACCACCGGACATTCGTGGGTCGTGCAACTTATGGCTCGGGTGCAGTGCCATTCGATACTTGTTAAGTCTTAGTGCTCTATGCTTCGAGAAGCTGAACGACAGGGAGATGGACGAGTGTATCGGAGAGTTACTCACTATATATGGAACGCACACACCATTCTTCGATTGGGTCGTTGCGCGTCTGGGCGGATGTTTTCCGTTGAAGGTAATCACGAGCATGTTGACAATGGGAGTGAATCGGTTCTCCGGCGATTTCGATCAACCATCTGAGTCCGAAGTTGAAATTTTGAGTTATCTCGGTTTGGCACATGAGCATGATTTGCGGTGCGCGCTGAAATCGACATTCGAAAATGATTTAACTGCAAAGCAGACAGTTCCCTACTTATTACTGCTGGCGAAGGCGTCAGAAACGATATGCCAGGCACTGGTGTCCGTGTTCTTGGATCTCC ATTCTGAAAATAGACTGCAAACGATGAGGGTACAACCCAAAAATTGGCCTCAAAATATCGGTCTCCCATTTGTGTTGCACACTGTGGCCACGATGCTACTAAAGATAAAAAAGCACGCCACGCAGGTCATATCTATTCTAGCCAAGCTGTCCTCCAAGTATGGCTGGTGTCAGGAGCTTTTGGAAATCATGTTCGTCGAACTGGAGACCCTCGTGCTCGATAAACACTCCGCTCCACTGTTGGAAGATATCATCCGCGACGGGTCGCGGGATGAGCTGTGGAGCGCGTGTGTCTCCGATTCTCCCTATTCGCAGCAAGTAGTGATAAGATTAGTTTTATTAGCTAGCTTCAAATCAAACTCCGTGTTTCATCAATCAATCGTGTACCTGTTGTCGACGGAAGATGCTGATACTAGCTCTAGCTCGAAACCTCACCTGAacgcgctcgttcgcttgctcACGGGGCCTCACGGTACGATGGATGTGCCGAAAGTACGACCCGCTTTTGAAACGGCGTTCGAGAAGGTACTACTTGCTCCGAATAAACGGAGCGAATGCTGGAATATACTGCACAACGTGGTGGACCTTCTCAAAATGGAACGATCCACCATCCTTGGCAGCTCCCTGCGGAAGGTAAACTGCATCGGGATTGTTCACGAATTGCTCGATCGCGTGCTAAAGATTTGGGAGACATTTCTGGGACAGGAGCGGCAGGACGCGGACAGACCCTTGGGAAGATCACACACCGATAATCGAACCACCTCCAACGGCCAGTacaaaagaattaaaaatgaatcaCTCCCATCTGATGCGATGGAAACGGCCGAATGCTCGAACGGACAAGAACATGCTACACAAATGGGTCCTTCGATATCGACAAACGACCTGATACATGAAACAGTGAGATTGATCGAGTGTTTGGACATCGGCAGAATGGTCACGATCGGGACGGCTCAATCGCTTAAGCTTTCCCAGCTGCTGGTGAAATACTTTTTCCACTGCCTTCAGCTGTCCATCGAGTGGAACGGTACCGCGACCGGAATAGTACCAGAATCGTATGACGAGTACCTCAACCGGCTGAACTCATTGCTCACGAAGCATTGTGGCCACCGGAAAGCCGCCCGGACGGCTGCCTTACGGGAGCTGCTAGAGGGGGCCTTATTTATGCACGGGGCTCTGTTCGGTTCGCAGTCCGAAACAGAAGCTTACAGCTTTGATAAACCGGACGACTTGCTGATCAAGCTCAACCAGAAACAGGGCATAGCACTTAACGCGTCGAGGGCAACCGTACTGCATGCGGGCGTTATTGGACAAGGACCAAAAATTCCCAGCAAAGGTGCGATCGGGCCGGCCTCGCAGATGCAAAACCATCTACTAAATGCGATCGTGGCCTGTTGCCAGGACGTGAATGATCATCAGGCAACGATCGATGGGTTCAGCTACGTGTCCCTGCTCCTGGTGGAGCTGATTTCGCCCGACGTGATGTACAATGGGTTGCCTTGGCCAGAGGAAGAATTCACCAAGGTGACCATGGAACGTGATCTACAAATTCGACGCACCTTCCGCCAGTCTCCCATTCTGTGGTCGATTCTGGGACTAGTCGCGTGCTATCGACCGTCCTTGTGCTACTGCTCTGTGCTGCTACGTGCGCTTTGCGCTTCTGCCCTGCATCAGTGGCGCTCGAAAACGGCAGAAACGATGAACGGACAAAAAACGGATCTAATGTACGTGACGACAAAGTTGCTCGAGCTGATGGCTCTTGCCCAGCTTCTACCGCCTCCGCTAAGCTACATGCACATCGTGCTGGATTATTTCGATGGGCCAGAG ATAGCGTACGTCCTTAAGGAATGTGTGTGGAATTACATGAAGGATCACGTGCCTTCTCCGGTGTTGTTCGTGTGTGATCCCACTGGTTTCCATTGGCGCGATCCGCTCACTTCCAGGCCCCCGCTGCAATATACAAACCCCTTGCGGAACACAAtgcaaaagaaactcacgaagGTTGGACACCTGTATTATCAGATGTTTGTCGGGCCGGAGCTGCGAAACCCGACAGCTGGCAaccaacagcatcaacagcaaccagCACA